One region of Primulina tabacum isolate GXHZ01 chromosome 1, ASM2559414v2, whole genome shotgun sequence genomic DNA includes:
- the LOC142520446 gene encoding D-galacturonate reductase-like: MAATRIPSVNLKGCEKAMPVISMGTASYPPADFEKIKVAILEAIEVGYRHFDTAFAYGSEKPVGEAIAEAVRLGLVQSRDELFITTKLWCSFAEPTQIVPACQMSLRNLQLDYVDLYLIHWPIRLTEMVSKTPVAREVVRPLDVKGAWAAMEECKKLGLTKAIGVSNFATKTIEEILSSATIPPAVNQVELNPLWRQEKLKDFCTKKGIHFTAYSPLGANNTKWGDNRILDNEVLADIAKSRGKTTAQVALRWVYEQGVSVVTKSFNKERMKENLDILDWSLSEEDVEKINQLPQRKGTTLASVLGPHDIVLELDALV; encoded by the exons ATGGCTGCTACAAGAATTCCATCAGTCAACTTAAAGGGCTGTGAAAAGGCTATGCCGGTGATCAGCATGGGCACGGCATCGTACCCGCCAGCCGATTTCGAGAAGATCAAGGTGGCTATTCTTGAGGCCATCGAAGTGGGATACCGCCACTTCGACACGGCTTTCGCTTACGGATCGGAGAAGCCGGTGGGGGAAGCCATAGCGGAAGCGGTACGCCTCGGGCTCGTCCAATCTCGGGATGAACTCTTCATCACCACCAAGCTCTGGTGCAGCTTTGCGGAGCCCACGCAGATTGTTCCCGCTTGTCAAATGAGTCTGCG AAACCTTCAGCTGGACTATGTGGATCTTTACTTGATACATTGGCCAATAAGATTGACCGAAATGGTAAGTAAAACCCCCGTCGCTAGAGAAGTCGTGCGTCCTTTGGACGTGAAGGGTGCTTGGGCAGCCATGGAAGAGTGCAAAAAGCTTGGCCTCACCAAGGCCATCGGTGTCAGCAATTTCGCCACCAAAACGATTGAAGAAATCCTCTCATCTGCCACTATTCCGCCGGCAGTCAATCAG GTTGAGCTGAACCCACTATGGCGACAAGAGAAATTGAAGGACTTTTGTACAAAGAAAGGGATTCACTTCACTGCATACTCTCCTTTGGGTGCAAACAACACCAAATGGGGAGACAACAGAATCTTGGACAATGAAGTGCTTGCCGATATCGCGAAATCTCGAGGAAAAACCACAGCTCAG GTGGCTCTGAGATGGGTATATGAGCAAGGAGTGAGCGTTGTGACGAAAAGTTTCAACAAGGAGAGGATGAAAGAAAATCTCGACATATTGGATTGGTCTTTGAGCGAAGAAGATGTTGAAAAGATCAACCAACTTCCGCAGCGAAAAGGGACAACTTTGGCCTCGGTTTTGGGACCCCACGACATTGTTTTGGAGTTGGATGCATTGGTTTGA